From one Marmota flaviventris isolate mMarFla1 chromosome 1, mMarFla1.hap1, whole genome shotgun sequence genomic stretch:
- the Prr14l gene encoding protein PRR14L isoform X5 codes for MQNSKELLHADLPEDFLRSKEGKVWITTETPLKSITDVQGMKVNRTKTDNNEGHKNGHVSKGLSAGCSEYPEVDKIMTSGEVSETRTLVSLEPLTFVDPGLTEATPKEKECGELKTCPSWLSLLPGNSAISKVDSGKEELCKLSLVCEADDNHQQSLGHHNENCCSTYDSSTAMGNVDAVKPLEENYEISHFTPSLSDPESRTTSLEKCGFESYGLLKRFAEKTDSSYFYEDDQSKNLASREESEEQLLNPRSERDELFLIKSRQPEKDASNYCSGEKESVNSPKENIHNNCCIQGRTHTDSSSSLMPKAFTETTEIMLKKNDLKITSDIQGSFTNPEDHRETVSNMKHPGGHSEESSFSSLVQNEEPEQTTTKESSLLSEKVYNKDSDSLVSIQRNLEGDTQLNEASCTDFLSKRKCRMTLLPKDEISSVCNEVSKPKKDIVQLPPSLELDYRSETEKAIQTSHNNSSHLDEQSTAHEMSESSDINKLVVNKIENECVLNQVSLNSQDHVKLPTNSLLNINREMPLATSKDAQQSQHPPLENGRSVIADAQIIPITTKMKDISPLVEKTCGASSNSPTLNVNPGSLERRKEMTDSGTEDLHPRFLPSTKEESGFPQDVSVTECQNVQSQDILSYHCIRSNASEDNMCFACASFESNKIILNSSVTKCEDGFLHNDHHSQGIEDSMENSTRKLSCTSEESEVDRRETKGRLLGIKIRNKVTAGVSDSGASNITIHTISHIKPNEEGLEGKETDIPKETVFYKYNISDCATGELNQSANIPSPETLLDKASTIMFSSFKNINQTIETLDQKISEVLDCHSNQNRPNEYRDENKSAEEARDSNHRETNIDSNREENHNKKDLIASSSSNNSLSYDGPKEGDSKGVFENISGSAEFTDDIIDLVNADYNKKPMEGMVDMKAFSTLSGGVRQDTLASHKTSRSTSSQRGELNATFIGTIKQDSYLPNAAASPVESLEMKKSCEEKVCRSLKDCEMEEYSDSCAQDMESVADHEPNIKILGRINMSLNYICHEHQGKGTSLKETQGITEGSGLELNSVLCKKIPFEISSKDLMFSRCQDETCVSPGSMKSIEIMSLCLSARENSETDTKIKKTDLKNLFTPNESEMLCETMEDCTVLLEMKEGGLRDMSNPSERDGMQISVKNNICKDYHSQENSTDRHSPLTATKVNREETEDPLRDTLGHLPVGEESKEMITVKGGNSANLRKTHLKCQGMHADAEKQQSQWVLDYMLPKEEKQVHQKGTHMVLEQRQSSNMLADVVKNKNQPKANKNESTMIKEITLSKPTKGNIARQFQRLEDPEKEESLCHPLKKDIELCTGPCLPDAPQKAQDPRSAGYDQIHGAFVNISCQKGMLPLKKQPHRTCKKVACHEPVSMKRKISKIRSSAFGKSSSDPIPTKAHRLLSSCAASASARLESKTVPTKSLLSHIPKQRTVPFHPLRSLNYRKPTKELALLNKLSILASKLAPAIKTQKLRYRRCSSALLPVAKSYKRLRYKRLLDGFSYNAMQLNPHLAASGWNKRPDSKPLELHSLEAIKRSFIDLSNKMPSLLFGSEILPVSFHMKLAPDYMTESSQTFPEHCAPARLALGEAPQCPSQPPKWTFSFFLSHSCPGMATFREDTGLHSQAHTQASQQTLAPLQDYGGSSIVQTRADCSVLGLHTLLALCSPGCYRIWTKKRSFSSHMPTMQRLFMTQFTQGLKGLKSPASIADKVFCSLPYSVGRVLSIWSQHGPSSCSFEISALHSKRPPSLGTISSHTMLPYVPLPGMEVTYNTSSSQMRLEPALTALVPKSCLVTEPAVSKLLLSGSEFQVPGFDELDGVTAACPQPQSSSPEQKEAEPEKRLKKVSQIRIRKTIPKPDPNLTPMGLPRPKRLKKKEFSLEEIYTNKNYKSPPANRCLETIFEEPKERNGTLISVSQQKRKRVLEFQDFTVPRKRRARGKVKLTGSFTRAQKAALQSRELDALLLQKLMELETFFAKEEEQEQSSGC; via the exons ATGCAGAACAGCAAAGAACTTTTACATGCAGACCTCCCTGAAGATTTTCTAAGGAGCAAAG AAGGAAAAGTATGGATTACAACTGAAACTCCACTGAAATCTATTACAGATGTACAAGGTATGAAGGTCAATAGGACTAAGACGGATAATAATGAAGGACACAAGAATGGCCATGTGAGTAAAGGTCTCTCAGCTGGGTGCAGCGAATACCCAGAAGTAGACAAAATCATGACCAGTGGTGAGGTTTCAGAAACCAGAACATTAGTTTCCTTAGAGCCTTTAACCTTTGTGGACCCTGGATTAACAGAAGCAACtcctaaagaaaaagaatgtggagAATTAAAAACTTGTCCTTCTTGGTTGTCATTATTACCAGGGAACAGTGCCATTTCCAAAGTGGACAGTGGGAAAGAAGAATTGTGTAAATTAAGCCTTGTCTGTGAAGCAGATGACAATCACCAACAGAGTCTGGGCCACCATAATGAAAACTGCTGTTCTACATATGATAGTTCCACAGCTATGGGAAATGTAGATGCTGTAAAACCCTTggaagaaaattatgaaatttcaCATTTCACACCAAGTTTGTCTGATCCAGAATCCAGAACAACATCCTTAGAAAAATGTGGTTTTGAAAGCTATGGTTTGTTGAAGAGATTTGCTGAAAAGACAGACAGTTCCTATTTTTATGAGGATGATCAAAGCAAGAACTTGGCTTCTAGAGAAGAAAGTGAAGAACAACTTTTAAATCCCAGGAGTGAAAGAGATGAACTCTTTCTTATTAAATCCAGGCAACCAGAAAAGGATGCCAGTAACTATTGTTCTGGTGAAAAAGAGAGTGTTAATTCCCCAAAAGAAAATATCCACAATAACTGTTGCATTCAAGGTAGAACCCATACAGACAGCTCTAGTTCTTTAATGCCCAAGGCTTTtactgaaaccacagaaataatgttaaaaaaaaatgatttgaaaatcaCTTCAGATATTCAGGGTAGCTTTACAAACCCTGAGGACCATAGAGAAACTGTTAGTAATATGAAGCATCCAGGTGGACATTCTGAAGAAAGCAGTTTTTCTTCCTTGGTGCAGAATGAAGAGCCAGAACAGACAACCACTAAAGAATCCAGTTTATTAAGTGAAAAGGTTTATAATAAAGACTCTGACTCCTTAGTCAGCATCCAGAGAAATCTGGAAGGTGACACCCAATTAAATGAAGCATCATGTACTGATTTTCTGTCCAAAAGAAAATGTCGTATGACTTTATTGCCAAAAGATGAGATAAGTTCTGTATGTAATGAAGTATCAAAACCTAAGAAAGATATTGTTCAGTTACCACCATCTCTAGAATTGGATTATAGATCTGAGACAGAAAAAGCTATACAGACCTCACATAACAATAGTTCACATTTAGATGAACAGAGTACTGCCCATGAGATGAGTGAATCTTCTGATATCAACAAATTGGttgtaaacaaaatagaaaatgaatgtgtTTTAAATCAAGTGTCCCTTAATTCTCAAGACCATGTGAAGTTGCCAACCAACTCCCTACTAAATATAAACAGAGAGATGCCTTTAGCCACAAGCAAAGATGCCCAACAGAGCCAACATCCTCCATTAGAGAATGGAAGATCTGTTATTGCTGATGCTCAAATCATTCCCAttacaacaaaaatgaaagacaTCTCTCCACTAGTTGAAAAAACATGTGGTGCCTCTTCAAACAGTCCTACCTTAAACGTCAACCCAGGAAGcctagaaagaagaaaagaaatgactgaCTCAGGAACAGAAGATCTACATCCTAGGTTCCTCCCAAGTACAAAAGAAGAATCTGGCTTTCCTCAAGATGTTTCTGTCACAGAATGTCAAAATGTTCAATCTCAGGATATTCTCAGCTATCATTGTATAAGAAGCAATGCATCAGAAGATAACATGTGTTTTGCTTGTGCTTCTTTTGAATCCAACAAAATCATCCTGAACTCTTCTGTTACAAAATGTGAAGATGGGTTTCTGCATAATGATCACCACTCCCAAGGAATAGAAGACTCCATGGAAAATAGTACCCGTAAATTGAGTTGTACATCAGAAGAGAGTGAAGTTGATAGGAGAGAAACTAAAGGTAGACTTCTGGGAATTAAGATCAGAAATAAAGTGACAGCAGGAGTGTCAGATAGTGGAGCTTCAAACATAACCATTCACACCATTAGTCACATCAAACCCAATGAGGAAGGactagaaggaaaagaaacagataTACCCAAAGAGacagtgttttataaatataacatCTCTGATTGTGCTACAGGAGAACTAAATCAATCTGCAAACATTCCAAGTCCTGAAACATTGTTGGACAAGGCTTCTACTATTATGTTCTCCAGTTTTAAGAATATAAACCAAACAATTGAAACTCTTGATCAGAAGATAAGTGAAGTCCTTGACTGCCACAGTAACCAAAACAGACCAAATGAGTACAGAGATGAAAATAAATCAGCTGAGGAGGCACGAGATAGTAACCACAGAGAGACCAACATAGATTCTAACAGAGAGGAAAATCACAACAAAAAAGACCTGATAGCCAGTTCAAGCAGTAATAACTCACTGTCTTATGATGGTCCAAAAGAAGGTGATTCAAAAGgagtctttgaaaatatttctggcTCTGCAGAGTTCACAGATGATATCATAGACTTGGTCAATGCCGACTATAATAAAAAGCCTATGGAAGGCATGGTAGACATGAAAGCATTCAGTACACTTAGTGGTGGTGTAAGGCAAGATACACTGGCATCCCATAAAACCTCAAGGAGTAcctcctctcagagaggagaactGAATGCCACATTTATAGGAACAATTAAACAGGACTCATATCTTCCAAATGCTGCTGCTTCTCCAGTGGAATCccttgaaatgaaaaaatcatGTGAGGAGAAAGTATGCAGATCTTTAAAAGACTGTGAAATGGAAGAGTATTCAGATTCTTGTGCTCAGGATATGGAGTCAGTTGCAGATCATGaaccaaatataaaaatactggGTAGAATAAACAtgtctttaaattatatttgtcaTGAACACCAAGGTAAAGGAACATCTCTGAAAGAAACACAAGGAATAACTGAAGGATCAGGACTAGAATTAAATTCTGTATTATGCAAGAAAATACCCTTTGAAATTTCCTCAAAAGATTTGATGTTTTCTAGATGCCAAGATGAGACCTGTGTATCCCCAGGGAGCATGAAATCGATTGAGATAATGTCTTTATGTCTGTCTGCTCGAGAAAATTCAGAAACTGATACTAAGATTAAAAAAACTGACCTGAAAAATCTCTTCACACCAAATGAGAGTGAAATGCTGTGTGAAACTATGGAAGACTGCACAGTCCTGCTTGAGATGAAGGAGGGAGGTCTGAGGGATATGAGTAATCCTAGTGAAAGAGACGGTATGCAGATCAgtgtgaaaaataatatttgcaaaGATTATCACTCTCAGGAGAATTCTACTGATAGACATTCACCTTTGACAGCAACTAAAGTGAATAGAGAGGAAACTGAAGATCCTTTGAGAGATACATTGGGTCACTTACCTGTCGGGGAGGAATCTAAAGAGATGATTACTGTAAAAGGTGgtaatagtgctaatttgaggaAGACCCACTTGAAATGCCAAGGCATGCATGCTGATGCTGAAAAACAACAAAGTCAGTGGGTCTTGGACTATATGTTGccaaaggaagagaaacaagTACATCAAAAAGGAACACATATGGTTTTGGAACAACGCCAATCATCTAATATGTTGGCTGATGTGGTGAAAAATAAGAACCAACCTAAGGCTAACAAAAATGAGTCTACCATGATTAAAGAAATCACCCTATCAAAGCCAACCAAGGGCAACATTGCCAGACAGTTTCAGAGGTTGGAAGACCCTGAAAAGGAGGAAAGCTTATGTCATCCATTAAAGAAGGATATTGAGTTGTGCACAGGTCCATGCCTTCCTGATGCCCCTCAGAAAGCACAAGACCCCAGGTCTGCTGGGTATGATCAAATACATGGTGCCTTTGTGAACATTTCCTGTCAGAAAGGAATGCTTCCCTTAAAGAAGCAGCCCCATAGAACATGTAAGAAAGTTGCCTGTCATGAGCCAGTCAGCATGAAgaggaaaataagtaaaatcagaaGTTCTGCCTTCGGAAAGAGTTCCTCTGATCCCATCCCCACAAAAGCACACAGACTTCTCAGCTCATGTGCTGCATCTGCTTCTGCACGATTGGAATCCAAAACAGTACCTACCAAGAGCTTGCTTAGCCACATACCAAAGCAGAGGACTGTTCCATTCCATCCCTTGAGGAGCCTGAATTATAGAAAGCCTACCAAAGAATTAGCCTTACTAAACAAGCTGTCCATCCTTGCCTCCAAACTAGCCCCAGCCATAAAAACCCAGAAACTCAGATATCGGCGATGTTCCTCTGCACTTCTTCCAGTGGCTAAAAGCTACAAACGCCTCAGATACAAAAGGCTTCTAGATGGATTTTCATATAATGCAATGCAGCTGAATCCACATTTGGCAGCTAGTGGATGGAACAAGAGGCCCGACAGTAAGCCCTTGGAACTTCATTCTCTCGAAGCCATCAAAAGGAGCTTCATAGATTTGAGCAACAAGATGCCATCATTGCTGTTTGGTTCTGAAATCCTCCCGGTTTCTTTTCATATGAAACTAGCCCCTGATTACATGACTGAATCCTCACAGACTTTTCCTGAGCACTGTGCTCCAGCAAGGCTTGCCTTAGGAGAGGCCCCCCAGTGCCcatctcaacctcccaagtggaccttttcttttttcttgtcccACAGTTGCCCTGGGATGGCCACATTCAGGGAAGATACTGGCCTCCATAGTCAGGCACACACTCAGGCTTCTCAACAGACTCTAGCTCCTCTCCAAGACTATGGAGGCTCTTCCATAGTCCAGACCAGAGCAGACTGCTCTGTCCTTGGCCTTCACACACTTCTTGCACTTTGTTCCCCGGGATGTTACCGAATCTGGACAAAAAAACGGAGCTTTTCTAGTCACATGCCTACCATGCAGAGGCTCTTCATGACCCAGTTTACACAGGGCTTGAAAGGGTTAAAGTCTCCAGCCTCCATAGCAGACAAGGTCTTCTGTTCTCTGCCCTACTCTGTGGGTAGGGTATTATCCATTTGGAGCCAGCATGGgccttcctcctgctccttcgAAATCTCTGCTCTCCATTCCAAGCGACCACCAAGTCTGGGCACCATAAGCAG CCACACCATGTTACCATATGTGCCTCTTCCAGGCATGGAAGTTACATATAACACCAGCAGCAGTCAGATGAG GCTAGAGCCTGCACTCACTGCCTTGGTACCAAAGTCTTGCTTGGTAACAGAACCAGCTGTCAGCAAACTCCTGCTTTCAGGCTCTGAGTTCCAAGTTCCTGGGTTTGATGAACTGGATGGTGTGACAGCAGCCTGCCCCCAACCACAGAGCAGCTCTCCGGAACAGAAAGAG